ACGGCTCAGCGGACGTGACCGCTGCTGCGGCAAGGAACGCTTTCATGGTACGGCCTCCTCCAACAAAAACTTTCAAACGATATCTTGTAACATTATAACGGATCGCCCCTTTTCTTTCAAGCTCGAATCCCTTTTCACGTTAAAAAAATAGCATTTGTGCAAATTAAAAAAGCAAAAGGGAACGCTCTCCGTTTTCCCTTTTGCCTTTGCTTTTATGGGGCGGGCCGCGCCCGGATCAGCGGCGGCCCAGGCGCGGCGTGGCGTCCTGAAAGCCGCTTTCCAGCTCCTCGCCAATGACCAGGCACCGGGCTGTGCCCAGGGCAACGCAGTTGATGGGGTCGGGCGCAACCCTCACCCTCACCTTGATCTGCTGGGCCAGGTATTCGTCCAGCCCTTTCAGCATGGCGCCGCCGCCAGTCAGCATCACGCCGTCGGTATAAATATCGCCCGCCAGCTCCGGCGGGGTCTTTTCCAGCACCTGGTGGGCCGCCGCTGCGATCTGCTCCGCCAGCGGCATCACCGCCTCGTACAGGTCCTCTGTGGTCACCGTCAGGCGCTGGGGCAGGCCGGTCAGCAGGCTGCGGCCCTTTACTTCCATCGCATCGGCAAATGTGCCCGGCCGGCAGCAGGCGATTTCCTTTTTCAGTTCCTCGGCGGTGCGCAGGCCAATGGCCACGCTGAACTTCAGGCGCAGCAGCTTTACAATCTCGTCGTCAAAGGTGTTGCCCGCCACATTCACGCTGGTGGCGCGCACCTTTCCGCCCATGCTGATCACGGCGATGTCGGTGGTCCCGCCGCCGATGTCCACCACCATGTGGCCCGAGGGCTCGCGCACATCAATGCCCGAGCCAATGGCGGCCGCAATCGGCTCGTCGATCAAAAACACCTGCCGGGCGCCGGCGGCGACCACGGCCTCCACCACGGCGTCGCTCTCAATACCGGTAATGGCCGCGGGCACGCACACGGCCACCCGGGGCTTAATCAGGTGCGAATCGTAAACTTTATTCACAAAGCGGCAGATCAGCTCTTTGGTGAGCATGTGGTTTGAGATAACGCCATCCTTCAGGGGCCTAACAGCCGCGATATAGTTGGGGGTGCGCCCCACCATGGCCAGCGCCTCGTCGCCCACGGCAAGCACCTGGTCCTTGCGGTGGTCCACCGCCACCACGCTGGGCTGGTTCAGCACCACGCCCTTTCCCTCCAGCGCCACAATGATGCTGGTGGTGCCCAAATCGATTCCAATATCGTTTTGTGCCATAGTTTGCCCTCTCCTTTATTGATCCGCACACCAAAATGTTCCGTTTCAACTGCTCAAGGGGGTTTCAGCCACACTCACGGCAAATACTTCCAGCGCGCCGGCCCGCAGCAGCGCCTCGGCACAGGCGGCCGCAGTGGCCCCCGTTGTGATCACG
This window of the Oscillospiraceae bacterium genome carries:
- the mreB1 gene encoding rod shape-determining protein, which gives rise to MAQNDIGIDLGTTSIIVALEGKGVVLNQPSVVAVDHRKDQVLAVGDEALAMVGRTPNYIAAVRPLKDGVISNHMLTKELICRFVNKVYDSHLIKPRVAVCVPAAITGIESDAVVEAVVAAGARQVFLIDEPIAAAIGSGIDVREPSGHMVVDIGGGTTDIAVISMGGKVRATSVNVAGNTFDDEIVKLLRLKFSVAIGLRTAEELKKEIACCRPGTFADAMEVKGRSLLTGLPQRLTVTTEDLYEAVMPLAEQIAAAAHQVLEKTPPELAGDIYTDGVMLTGGGAMLKGLDEYLAQQIKVRVRVAPDPINCVALGTARCLVIGEELESGFQDATPRLGRR